From Pogoniulus pusillus isolate bPogPus1 chromosome 5, bPogPus1.pri, whole genome shotgun sequence, the proteins below share one genomic window:
- the LOC135175600 gene encoding histone H2A-beta, sperm-like has protein sequence MSSMLAAEEVVTVPVEAREPELADAGSPPESSEARGKRSRSSRSSRAGLLFPVSRVAGQLRRGRFAGRLAARAPVYLAAVLQCVTHKALDVAGRIAKRSRQQRIAPAHLHMAAQRSSQLHKLLQADVLGGRGGAAAKRRPAASRKKAASTKRRCPGHRAAPARARAAAK, from the coding sequence ATGAGCAGCATGctcgcagcagaggaggtcGTCACGGTGCCTGTGGAGGCCAGGgagcctgagctggcagatgccGGGAGCCCTCCCGAAAGCAGCGAAGCGAGGGGCAAAAGGAGCCGCTCCTCGCGGTCCTCCcgggcagggctgctcttccccGTGAGCCGCGTGGCCGGGCAGCTGCGCAGGGGGCGCTTCGCCGGGCGGCTCGCAGCCAGGGCCCCTGTCTACCTGGCCGCGGTGCTGCAGTGTGTGACGCACAAGGCGCTGGACGTGGCCGGCAGGATCGCCAagcgcagcaggcagcagcgcaTCGCTCCGGCGCACCTGCACATGGCCGCGCAGAGGAGCTCGCAGCTCCACAAGCTCCTGCAGGCGGACGTGCTCGGGGGCCGCGGCGGCGCCGCCGCCAAGAGACGGCCTGCGGCCTCCAGAAAGAAGGCGGCCAGCACGAAGAGGAgatgccctgggcacagagctgcgcCTGCCCGTGCCAGAGCTGCGGCCAAGTGA